The Amycolatopsis sp. DG1A-15b genome window below encodes:
- a CDS encoding response regulator transcription factor: MRIVIAEDSTILRQGLVELLTFRGHEVAAAVKDAEALREAVNDHAPDVSIVDIRMPPTHTDEGLRAAIALRRELPGCAILLFSQYVETKYAAQLLADHAGGVGYLLKDRVAEVSDFLDALRRVADGETVLDPEVVSQLFSATRRTDALSGLTPREREVLGLMAEGRSNSAIAAELFLSPGSVEKYVTSIFGKLGLPPSEGDNRRVLAVLRYLDS, from the coding sequence ATGCGGATCGTCATCGCGGAGGACTCCACCATCCTGCGCCAGGGCCTCGTCGAGCTGCTGACCTTCCGCGGCCACGAAGTCGCCGCCGCCGTGAAGGACGCCGAAGCGCTGCGCGAAGCGGTCAACGACCACGCACCTGACGTGTCCATTGTGGACATCAGGATGCCGCCGACGCACACCGACGAAGGCCTGCGGGCGGCGATCGCGCTGCGTCGCGAGCTCCCGGGCTGCGCGATCCTGCTGTTTTCCCAGTACGTCGAGACGAAGTACGCCGCCCAGCTGCTGGCCGACCACGCGGGCGGCGTCGGCTACCTGCTCAAGGACCGCGTGGCCGAGGTCTCGGACTTCCTCGACGCGCTGCGCCGGGTGGCGGACGGCGAAACGGTCCTCGACCCCGAAGTCGTCAGCCAGCTGTTCTCGGCGACCCGCCGGACGGACGCGCTGAGCGGGCTCACCCCGCGGGAACGCGAAGTGCTGGGCCTGATGGCGGAAGGCCGGTCGAACTCCGCGATCGCGGCGGAGCTGTTCCTTTCGCCCGGCTCGGTGGAGAAGTACGTGACGTCGATCTTCGGCAAGCTCGGCCTGCCACCGTCCGAAGGGGACAACCGCCGGGTGCTCGCCGTGCTGCGCTACCTGGATTCCTGA
- a CDS encoding acyl-CoA desaturase, which produces MTGLQDRLTPAQVEEFGRELDALRQRIVDDLGQEDVDYIHDIIKKQRGLEVAGRALLFAGFFPPAWLAGVGALSLAKILDNMEIGHNVMHGQYDWTRDPALSSQRFEWDTVAPAENWRHSHNYIHHTYTNIVDKDRDVGYGILRMDTAQKWHPYYLGNPVYATLLAIFFQWGVMLHDLEVENVVKGERSWAENVPVLRRILRKASRQVGKDYVLFPLLTGPLAPLTFLGNATANLTRNLWAFAIIFCGHFPADVESFTEEETASESRGQWYLRQILGSANITGGPLFHILSGNLSHQIEHHLFPDIPARRYPQIAGEVRAICEKYGLPYHTGPLRRQLWSVAKKIAKLALPSPPSPATVEPDRQLRAA; this is translated from the coding sequence ATGACCGGTCTGCAGGACCGCCTGACCCCGGCACAGGTCGAGGAGTTCGGCCGCGAGCTCGACGCGCTGCGGCAGCGGATCGTCGACGACCTGGGCCAGGAGGACGTCGACTACATCCACGACATCATCAAGAAGCAGCGCGGCCTGGAGGTCGCCGGGCGCGCGCTGCTGTTCGCCGGGTTCTTCCCGCCGGCGTGGCTCGCCGGCGTCGGCGCGCTGTCGCTGGCCAAGATCCTCGACAACATGGAGATCGGCCACAACGTCATGCACGGCCAGTACGACTGGACGCGTGACCCGGCGCTGAGCTCGCAGCGGTTCGAGTGGGACACCGTGGCGCCGGCGGAGAACTGGCGGCACTCGCACAACTACATCCACCACACGTACACGAACATCGTCGACAAGGACCGCGATGTCGGCTACGGGATCCTGCGGATGGACACCGCCCAGAAGTGGCATCCCTACTACCTGGGCAACCCGGTGTACGCGACGCTGCTGGCGATCTTCTTCCAGTGGGGCGTCATGCTGCACGACCTCGAGGTCGAGAACGTCGTCAAGGGCGAGCGGTCCTGGGCCGAGAACGTGCCGGTGCTGCGGCGCATCCTGCGGAAGGCTTCGCGGCAGGTCGGCAAGGACTACGTCCTGTTCCCGCTGCTGACCGGCCCCCTGGCGCCGCTGACGTTCCTCGGCAACGCGACGGCGAACCTGACCCGCAACCTCTGGGCGTTCGCGATCATCTTCTGCGGCCACTTCCCGGCCGACGTCGAGAGCTTCACCGAGGAGGAGACGGCTTCGGAGTCGCGCGGGCAGTGGTACCTGCGCCAGATCCTGGGTTCGGCGAACATCACCGGCGGCCCCCTGTTCCACATCCTGAGCGGCAACCTGTCACACCAGATCGAGCACCACCTGTTCCCCGACATCCCGGCGCGCCGGTACCCGCAGATCGCCGGCGAGGTGCGCGCGATCTGCGAGAAGTACGGGCTGCCGTACCACACGGGCCCGCTGCGCAGGCAGCTCTGGTCGGTGGCGAAGAAGATCGCGAAGCTGGCTCTCCCTTCCCCGCCGTCCCCGGCTACCGTGGAACCCGACCGGCAGCTCCGAGCAGCGTGA
- a CDS encoding TetR/AcrR family transcriptional regulator codes for MPRPAGRMGRPPSTSREQILEAARAILDRDGSEKLTIRRLAAELGVGATTLYHHVRDKDDLLVQLLEHYAGQLPRPGLPDDPRERIVAAAILMHDALAARPELAEVLTADDFLGESALWMVEEIVGGARGCGCSPERAVELYRNVWYYTLGEILVRARAGRRAGEDRPRYRDQVFAALDGARFPNLAAVGDRWPELAARDTYRAGLRAFVDGLLAQESR; via the coding sequence GTGCCCCGACCCGCCGGCCGCATGGGGCGGCCGCCCTCGACGTCCCGCGAACAGATCCTCGAAGCCGCGCGGGCGATCCTCGACCGGGACGGCAGCGAGAAGCTCACGATCCGCCGGCTCGCCGCGGAGCTCGGCGTCGGCGCGACAACGCTGTACCACCACGTGCGCGACAAGGACGACCTGCTGGTCCAGCTGCTCGAGCACTACGCCGGGCAACTGCCGCGGCCGGGGCTGCCGGACGATCCGCGGGAGCGCATCGTCGCCGCGGCGATCCTGATGCACGACGCGCTCGCCGCCCGGCCCGAGCTCGCGGAGGTGCTCACGGCCGACGACTTCCTCGGCGAGTCGGCGCTGTGGATGGTCGAGGAGATCGTCGGTGGCGCACGGGGCTGCGGGTGCTCGCCCGAGCGGGCCGTCGAGCTGTACCGGAACGTCTGGTACTACACGCTCGGCGAAATCCTGGTCCGGGCGCGCGCCGGGCGGCGGGCGGGCGAGGACCGGCCCCGCTACCGCGACCAGGTGTTCGCCGCGCTCGACGGCGCCCGCTTCCCGAACCTCGCCGCCGTCGGCGATCGCTGGCCGGAACTGGCCGCGCGCGACACCTACCGGGCCGGCCTGCGCGCCTTCGTCGACGGGCTGCTCGCTCAGGAATCCAGGTAG
- a CDS encoding sensor domain-containing protein encodes MGNPAAPGNTEPVTTLDPPHLLRRVFGPLATRDFRAEYLWLWLAGPLTVFALLSFLVVLVLGLWLTPVLLGFLVLAGAVSYARGLGAAHRRLAKALLGVSVPAPRRPELKPGLWSWVKARVGDPAGWRAAGYLVLRLPLTFAGLLTVFSATLYAFAATTYSFLWFPLGERQLPVFGIRADHWVGALAWSASGLLVLVALPRVTHAFVALDRLLVVGLLGERVLSERVRDLEASRATAVEDAALRLRRIERDLHDGAQAQLVALAMKLGLAKDELADVDLPQVKQLVTAAHANAKQALTELRDLARGIHPAALDAGLDVALATLVATSGIDARVAVDLPRRPPPSLETIVYFSAAELLTNAAKHGGMTLVEVTEERDVLRLRVRDSGHGGARIVPGGGLAGVAERLRTVDGELTVTSPPGGPTEVTARVPLPR; translated from the coding sequence ATGGGCAACCCGGCCGCCCCGGGCAACACTGAACCCGTGACCACCCTCGACCCACCCCACCTGCTGCGCCGCGTCTTCGGCCCCCTGGCCACGCGGGACTTCCGGGCCGAGTACCTCTGGCTCTGGCTCGCCGGCCCGCTCACCGTCTTCGCGCTGCTCAGCTTTCTCGTCGTCCTCGTGCTCGGGCTCTGGCTCACCCCCGTCCTGCTCGGCTTCCTCGTCCTCGCCGGGGCCGTCTCCTACGCCCGGGGCCTCGGCGCCGCCCATCGCAGGCTCGCGAAAGCCCTGCTCGGTGTCAGCGTGCCCGCCCCGCGACGGCCCGAACTCAAGCCCGGCCTGTGGAGCTGGGTCAAAGCGCGCGTCGGCGATCCCGCGGGCTGGCGCGCCGCCGGGTACCTGGTGCTCCGCCTTCCGCTCACCTTCGCCGGGTTGCTCACCGTCTTCTCCGCGACGCTCTACGCCTTCGCCGCCACCACCTACTCCTTCCTCTGGTTCCCGCTCGGCGAACGACAGCTGCCCGTCTTCGGCATCCGCGCCGACCACTGGGTCGGCGCGCTGGCCTGGTCGGCGTCCGGGCTGCTCGTGCTGGTCGCGCTGCCGCGGGTGACGCACGCCTTCGTCGCCCTCGACCGGCTGCTGGTCGTCGGGCTGCTCGGCGAACGTGTGCTGTCCGAACGGGTGCGGGACCTCGAAGCGAGCCGCGCGACCGCCGTCGAGGACGCCGCCCTGCGGCTGCGGCGCATCGAACGCGATCTGCACGACGGCGCGCAGGCCCAGCTCGTCGCGCTGGCCATGAAGCTCGGCCTGGCCAAGGACGAACTGGCGGACGTCGACCTCCCGCAGGTCAAACAGCTGGTCACCGCCGCGCACGCCAACGCCAAACAGGCGCTGACCGAACTGCGCGACCTCGCCCGCGGCATCCACCCGGCCGCCCTGGACGCGGGCCTCGACGTCGCCCTCGCCACGCTCGTCGCGACGTCCGGGATCGACGCGCGGGTCGCGGTCGACCTGCCGCGCCGGCCACCGCCCTCGCTGGAGACGATCGTCTACTTCAGCGCCGCCGAACTGCTCACGAACGCCGCAAAACACGGCGGGATGACACTGGTCGAAGTCACCGAGGAGCGGGACGTCCTGCGGTTGCGCGTCCGCGACAGCGGCCACGGCGGCGCGCGGATCGTGCCGGGTGGCGGGCTGGCCGGGGTGGCCGAACGGCTGCGGACGGTCGACGGCGAACTGACCGTCACCAGCCCGCCGGGTGGTCCGACCGAAGTGACCGCGCGGGTGCCGCTGCCCCGCTAG
- a CDS encoding ferredoxin reductase yields MTALIPRRVRGLASLAEALLTPHGMDRYLELVDPMLVRREIRGLVTAVRKQTPDSVTLTVKPSRAWRGFTAGQYVRLQVEIDGVRRTRCYSPCGSQYDGELEFTIKEQGLVSGHLNRAIGVGSVVNLSTPDGGFTLPAERPDRVLLIAGGSGITPVLAMARTLVAEGHPGEIVFVQYSNGPADALYRTELAELAARHPGLRVVHAYTHSKGGDLNGFFSPEHLARVAPWFRDAETFVCGPKPLMDAVREELGERVHTEEFTPPALTFDTGNAEGQVRFKRSGRECANSGKPLLEQAEEAGLSPEHGCRMGICFSCTQLKTAGRVRNARTGEVSGDDNEEIQLCISVPVGDVEIDA; encoded by the coding sequence ATGACGGCGCTCATCCCCCGGCGGGTGCGCGGCCTCGCCTCGCTGGCCGAGGCGCTGCTGACGCCGCACGGGATGGACCGGTACCTGGAGCTCGTCGACCCGATGCTGGTCCGCCGCGAGATCCGCGGGCTGGTCACGGCGGTGCGCAAGCAGACGCCCGACAGCGTCACGCTCACGGTGAAGCCCAGCCGCGCGTGGCGCGGCTTCACCGCCGGCCAGTACGTCCGCCTGCAGGTGGAGATCGACGGCGTCCGGCGCACGCGCTGCTATTCGCCGTGCGGTTCGCAGTACGACGGCGAGCTGGAGTTCACGATCAAGGAGCAGGGCCTGGTCTCCGGGCACCTGAACCGCGCGATCGGCGTCGGCTCGGTCGTCAACCTGTCCACTCCGGACGGTGGCTTCACGTTGCCCGCCGAGCGGCCGGACCGCGTCCTGCTGATCGCGGGCGGCAGCGGCATCACGCCGGTGCTCGCGATGGCGCGCACCCTGGTCGCCGAGGGCCACCCGGGCGAGATCGTGTTCGTGCAGTACTCGAACGGCCCGGCCGACGCGCTGTACCGCACCGAACTGGCCGAGCTCGCCGCCCGGCACCCCGGGCTGCGGGTCGTGCACGCCTACACCCATTCGAAGGGTGGCGACCTCAACGGGTTCTTCTCGCCGGAGCACCTGGCGCGGGTCGCCCCCTGGTTCCGCGACGCGGAGACGTTCGTCTGCGGCCCGAAGCCACTGATGGACGCCGTGCGCGAGGAGCTCGGTGAACGCGTGCACACCGAAGAGTTCACGCCGCCGGCGCTGACCTTCGACACCGGGAACGCCGAGGGGCAGGTCCGGTTCAAGCGCAGCGGCCGCGAGTGCGCGAACTCGGGGAAGCCGTTGCTGGAGCAGGCCGAAGAGGCCGGGCTCTCGCCGGAGCACGGCTGCCGGATGGGCATCTGCTTCTCCTGCACCCAGCTCAAGACGGCCGGACGGGTCCGCAACGCGCGCACCGGTGAGGTTTCCGGCGACGACAACGAAGAAATCCAGCTCTGCATCTCCGTCCCGGTCGGGGACGTCGAGATCGACGCTTGA
- a CDS encoding TetR family transcriptional regulator, with translation MSNAVDIRTLDPVSEPLTPVSRQERKLRTRQALLDTALELLADRPFATLSLREVAKGAGIVPTAFYRHFASMEDLGVALVEEATHTLRGMIRSARTDPDTYQGMISASVTTLHRFVRANEDHFRFLTRERYAGGSLAEAIGVELRLFSGDLAIDLARFPKLREWSTEDLHMLADLIVSVMLTTIVELLEARPGEDAKITGTAEKRLRLVLLGVPHWKTT, from the coding sequence GTGAGCAACGCGGTGGACATCCGTACGCTGGACCCTGTGTCCGAACCACTGACGCCGGTGAGCCGCCAGGAGCGCAAACTGCGCACCCGCCAGGCGCTGCTGGACACGGCTCTCGAGCTGCTGGCCGATCGCCCGTTCGCCACGCTGTCGCTCCGCGAGGTCGCGAAGGGCGCAGGCATCGTCCCGACGGCCTTCTACCGGCACTTCGCCTCGATGGAAGACCTCGGCGTCGCGCTCGTCGAAGAGGCGACGCACACGCTGCGCGGCATGATCCGCTCCGCGCGCACCGATCCGGACACCTACCAGGGGATGATCAGCGCGTCGGTGACGACGCTGCACCGGTTCGTCCGGGCGAACGAGGACCATTTCCGGTTTCTCACCCGCGAGCGGTACGCCGGCGGCTCGCTCGCCGAGGCGATCGGCGTCGAACTGCGGCTGTTCTCCGGCGACCTCGCGATCGACCTCGCCCGGTTCCCGAAGCTGCGCGAGTGGAGCACCGAAGACCTCCACATGCTGGCCGACTTGATCGTTTCCGTGATGCTGACGACCATTGTCGAACTGCTGGAAGCCCGCCCAGGTGAAGACGCGAAAATCACCGGAACGGCGGAAAAACGGCTGCGCCTGGTCCTGCTCGGCGTCCCGCACTGGAAAACGACCTGA